From the Robbsia betulipollinis genome, the window CGATGCTCGCGCCGTCGTCCATTTCGTAGCGGTAGCTGCCGTCGCTCAGTACGGCGATCGCGTTGCGCACGGCTTCCTCGGCGTTGTCCTGGACATGCTGCATATAGGCCAGCACCACCGGCGCGGTGTAGCGGTCGACGGTGTTGAGCAGCTCGGTGGCACCCGCCTCGCAGGCCGCGACCTGTGCGATCAGGTCGGCGATGTTCTGGTCCACATTGCGGCTCGGGAAGGGGCCGGCCAGGAAGCGCTGCCGCGTTTCCTCCTCCAGGAACACGCCTCTGTCCACCAGCTTGACGTTGTCGATGAGCACGCCTTCCTGTTCGATGACGGTGCTGTCGGGCGGCATCGAGCCGGGCGTGATGCCGCCGACATCGCCGTGGTGGCCGCGCGCGGCGACATAGAACAGCAGTTCGCTGCCGTCGCGGTCGTACACCGGCATGACGACGGTGATGTCCGGCAAATGGGTCCCGCCGTTGTACGGTACGTTCAATACGTAGACATCGCCGTGCTTCATCGACGCGCCATGCTCGCGGATCACGCTGGTCACGCTGTCGCCCATCGAGCCGAGGTGCACGGGAATGTGCGGCGCATTCGCGATCAGCGCGCCCGCCCGGTCGAAAATGGCGCACGAAAAATCGAGCCGCTCCTTCATGTTGACCGAATAGGAGGTCTTCTCGAGGGTCGTGCCCATCTGCTGCGCGATCGCCATGAAGAGATTGTTGAAAATCTCCAGATGCACCGGGTGCCGCTCGGTCGTGACCGTGAGGGCGTTGCGCTCCTGCGAGCCCGGGACGGACTCGCTGCGTTGCAGCACCAGCGTGCCGTCGCCGCGCGCGGTCGCGATCCAGTCGTGCTGCAGCACGATGGTCGAGATGTCCTCGGTGATCAGCGCGGGCCCGTACACCGCCTCCCCGGCGGCGAGTTGCCGGCGCGCATACATCGGCACCAGGCGGGCATTGCCTGCGAGATGGATGCGGACCTTGTCCGTGGGCGTGTTCGGCGAGCCGGCCGCGGGCGCGTTCGCATCCGGCGCGAGCAGCGGCGTGTCGCCGGTGGCGCCCACGGCTTCCACGGCGATCGATTCGATCACCAGGGGCTTGTCCTCCATGACGAAGCCGAAGCGCTTGCGGTGCAGCTGTTCGAAGGCATAGGTCATGCCCGTCGGATCGGACCAGGGCACTTCCAGCGTGGAATCCGTATCCTTGTATTTGAGACGCGCGCTGCGCGTCGTGCTGATGCGATCCGACGGGACCTTCTGCGCCAGGATCTCCCCGGTCGCGGCCTGCGTCAGCGCGTCGTACGAGGCCAGCACCGAGGCGACCACCTTCTCCACATCGGCGCCATTGAGAAGCGACTCGACGGCTTTCTCGCGCAGCACGCGCAGATCCGCCAGGCCCATGCCGAAGGCCGACAGCACGCCGGCGAACGGATGCAGGATGATGCGCCGCATGCCCAGCGCTTCGGCCACGTCGCACGCGTGCTGACCGCCGGCGCCGCCGAACGCGCACATCGAGTGGTCGGAGACATCGTGGCCGCGTTCGACCGAAATGGTCTTGATGGCCTGGGCCATGTTGTCGACGGCCACCGCGAGGAAGCCTTCGGCGATGGCCTCGGGGCTCATCTCGCGCCCGGTCTCCTCGCGCAATTGCTGGCTGAGGGCGGTGAACTTCCTGCGCACCACGTCGAGGTCGAGCGGCTGGTCGGCGTTCGGGCCGAAGACGTGCGGGAAATAGGCCGCCTGCACCCGGCCGAGCATCACGTTGCAGTCGGTGACGGTCAGGGGACCGCCGTTGCGATAGCACGCCGGGCCCGGGTAGGCGCCCGCGGATTCGGGGCCGACCTTCAAGCGGCCCCGGTCGAACGAACACACCGACCCGCCGCCCGCCGCCACCGTGTGGATGTCCATCATCGGCGCGCGTACGCGCACCCCTGCCACCTGCGTCTCGAACACGCGTTCGTAGTGGCCGGCGTAATGCGCGACATCGGTGGAGGTGCCGCCCATGTCGAAGGTCACCACCTTGCGTTCGCCGATGGCCTCGCAGGTCTTGACCGCGCCCACGATGCCGCCGGCCGGGCCGGAGAGGATCGCGTCCTTGCCCTGGAAACGGTCGGCGTCGGCGAGGCCGCCGCTCGACTGCATGAACATCAGCCGCACATCGCCCGACTGGCTCGACACCCGCGCCACGTAGTCGCGCAGGACCGGAGACAGATACGCGTCGACGACGGTGGTGTCGCCACGGCCCACGAGTTTCATCAGGGGGCTGACGACATGGCTGACGGAAATCTGCGTGAAGCCGATTTCGCGCG encodes:
- a CDS encoding hydantoinase B/oxoprolinase family protein produces the protein MAISNRSLSDRAADARTVRDDARWQFWVDRGGTFTDIVAKRPDGTLVTHKLLSENPDQYKDAVVHGIRHLLALRADEPLPQDQIDVVKMGTTVATNALLERKGARTLLAITRGFADQLRIGYQDRPNIFARHIELPSLMYERAVEIDERLDAHGAVLRPLDESATRNALRAAREAGIASIAIVLMHGYRFPAHELRVAEIAREIGFTQISVSHVVSPLMKLVGRGDTTVVDAYLSPVLRDYVARVSSQSGDVRLMFMQSSGGLADADRFQGKDAILSGPAGGIVGAVKTCEAIGERKVVTFDMGGTSTDVAHYAGHYERVFETQVAGVRVRAPMMDIHTVAAGGGSVCSFDRGRLKVGPESAGAYPGPACYRNGGPLTVTDCNVMLGRVQAAYFPHVFGPNADQPLDLDVVRRKFTALSQQLREETGREMSPEAIAEGFLAVAVDNMAQAIKTISVERGHDVSDHSMCAFGGAGGQHACDVAEALGMRRIILHPFAGVLSAFGMGLADLRVLREKAVESLLNGADVEKVVASVLASYDALTQAATGEILAQKVPSDRISTTRSARLKYKDTDSTLEVPWSDPTGMTYAFEQLHRKRFGFVMEDKPLVIESIAVEAVGATGDTPLLAPDANAPAAGSPNTPTDKVRIHLAGNARLVPMYARRQLAAGEAVYGPALITEDISTIVLQHDWIATARGDGTLVLQRSESVPGSQERNALTVTTERHPVHLEIFNNLFMAIAQQMGTTLEKTSYSVNMKERLDFSCAIFDRAGALIANAPHIPVHLGSMGDSVTSVIREHGASMKHGDVYVLNVPYNGGTHLPDITVVMPVYDRDGSELLFYVAARGHHGDVGGITPGSMPPDSTVIEQEGVLIDNVKLVDRGVFLEEETRQRFLAGPFPSRNVDQNIADLIAQVAACEAGATELLNTVDRYTAPVVLAYMQHVQDNAEEAVRNAIAVLSDGSYRYEMDDGASIVVNVSIDRETRQAKVDFTGTSVQRPTNFNAPRSICKAAVLYVFRTLIDDEIPMNEGVLRPVEIVIPEGSMLSPVYPAAVVAGNVEVSQAVTDALYGALNVMAAAQGTMNNFTFGDEVSQYYETIAGGSGATATHPGTSAVQTHMTNSRMTDPEVLEWRFPVLVEQHAIRRGSGGAGKQRGGDGAIRRIRFNRTMTANILANRRRVPPFGLAGGEPAQPGRNWVERADGSRSDFGATHSTPVHAGDVFVIETPGGGGFGAA